Proteins from a single region of Sylvia atricapilla isolate bSylAtr1 chromosome 7, bSylAtr1.pri, whole genome shotgun sequence:
- the SF3B1 gene encoding splicing factor 3B subunit 1 isoform X2 — MNARTYMDVMREQHLTKEEREIRQQLAEKAKAGELKVVNGAASQPPSKRKRRWDQTADQTPGATPKKLSSWDQAETPGHTPSLRWDETPGRAKGSETPGATPGSKIWDPTPSHTPAGAATPGRDTPGHATPGHGGATSSARKNRWDETPKTERDTPGHGSGWAETPRTDRGGDSIGETPTPGASKRKSRWDETPASQMGGSTPVLTPGKTPIGTPAMNMATPTPGHIMSMTPEQLQAWRWEREIDERNRPLSDEELDAMFPEGYKVLPPPAGYVPIRTPARKLTATPTPLGGMTGFHMQTEDRTMKSVNDQPSGNLPFLKPDDIQYFDKLLVDVDESTLSPEEQKERKIMKLLLKIKNGTPPMRKAALRQITDKAREFGAGPLFNQILPLLMSPTLEDQERHLLVKVIDRILYKLDDLVRPYVHKILVVIEPLLIDEDYYARVEGREIISNLAKAAGLATMISTMRPDIDNMDEYVRNTTARAFAVVASALGIPSLLPFLKAVCKSKKSWQARHTGIKIVQQIAILMGCAILPHLRSLVEIIEHGLVDEQQKVRTISALAIAALAEAATPYGIESFDSVLKPLWKGIRQHRGKGLAAFLKAIGYLIPLMDAEYANYYTREVMLILIREFQSPDEEMKKIVLKVVKQCCGTDGVEANYIKTEILPPFFKHFWQHRMALDRRNYRQLVDTTVELANKVGAAEIISRIVDDLKDEAEQYRKMVMETIEKIMGNLGAADIDHKLEEQLIDGILYAFQEQTTEDSVMLNGFGTVVNALGKRVKPYLPQICGTVLWRLNNKSAKVRQQAADLISRTAVVMKTCQEEKLMGHLGVVLYEYLGEEYPEVLGSILGALKAIVNVIGMHKMTPPIKDLLPRLTPILKNRHEKVQENCIDLVGRIADRGAEYVSAREWMRICFELLELLKAHKKAIRRATVNTFGYIAKAIGPHDVLATLLNNLKVQERQNRVCTTVAIAIVAETCSPFTVLPALMNEYRVPELNVQNGVLKSLSFLFEYIGEMGKDYIYAVTPLLEDALMDRDLVHRQTASAVVQHMSLGVYGFGCEDSLNHLLNYVWPNVFETSPHVIQAVMGALEGLRVAIGPCRMLQYCLQGLFHPARKVRDVYWKIYNSIYIGSQDALIAHYPRIYNDEKNTYIRYELDYIL; from the exons ATGAATGCCAGAACATACATGGATGTTATGCGTGAACAGCATTTAACAAAAGAAGAG AGGGAAATTAGGCAACAACTAGCTGAAAAAGCTAAAGCTGGAGAGCTTAAAGTCGTCAATGGAGCCGCTTCTCAGCCACCTTCAAAACGCAAACGGCGTTGGGATCAGACAGCTGATCAGACTCCCGGTGCTACACCTAAAAAATTGTCCAGCTGGGATCAAGCAGAG ACTCCTGGACACACCCCATCTCTGCGATGGGATGAAACTCCAGGCCGTGCAAAGGGTAGTGAAACTCCAGGTGCCACCCCAGGCTCAAAGATCTGGGATCCAACTCCCAGTCATacaccagcaggagctgccacacCCGGCCGGGACACGCCTGGTCATGCAACACCAGGCCATGGAGGTGCCACTTCCAGTGCACGGAAAAATCGATGGGATGAAACCCCCAAAACAGAAAGAG ATACTCCGGGCCATGGCAGTGGCTGGGCTGAGACACCTCGTACTGACAGAGGTGGTGACTCCATTGGTGAGACACCAACCCCGGGAGCGAGCAAAAGGAAGTCACGCTGGGATGAAACACCCGCGAGCCAGATGGGTGGCAGCACTCCTGTTCTGACACCTGGCAAGACACCCATTGGTACCCCAGCTATGAACATGGCAACCCCTACACCAG GTCACATCATGAGCATGACCCCTGAACAGCTGCAGGCTTGGCGCTGGGAGAGGGAAATTGATGAGAGAAACAGACCACTTTCTGATGAGGAATTGGATGCTATGTTTCCTGAAGGATATAAG GTTCTCCCTCCCCCAGCTGGTTACGTGCCCATCCGTACTCCTGCTCGGAAGCTCACAGCGACTCCAACGCCCCTGGGGGGGATGACAGGGTTCCACATGCAGACAGAGGACCGCACCATGAAGAGTGTTAATGACCAGCCTTCTGGCAACCTGCCCTTCCTGAAACCAGATGATATCCAGTACTTCGACAAGCTGCTG GTTGATGTTGATGAATCGACTCTGAGTCCTGAGgaacagaaggagagaaaaataatgaaattacttctgaaaataaagaacGGCACACCTCCCATGCGAAAG GCTGCGTTGCGGCAGATTACTGACAAAGCTCGGGAATTCGGAGCAGGGCCGCTGTTCAATCAGATTCTGCCTCTGCTCATGTCCCCAACACTCGAAGATCAGGAGCGTCACTTGCTTGTCAAAGTCATCGACAGAATTCTTTACAAACTGGATGATTTGGTCCGACCATACGTACACAAG ATCCTTGTCGTCATTGAACCACTGCTGATTGATGAAGACTACTATGCTAGAGTGGAAggcagagaaattatttcaaacttGGCTAAG gctgcaggTTTGGCGACAATGATCTCCACAATGCGACCTGATATTGACAACATGGATGAATACGTCAGAAATACAACAGCTCGAGCCTTTGCTGTTgttgcctctgctctgggcattCCTTCTCTGTTACCCTTCCTGAAAGCTGTCTGTAAAAGCAAAAAGTCCTGGCAGGCCAGGCACACTGGCATCAAGATTGTACAGCAGATTGCTATTCTTATGGGTTGTGCTATCCTGCCTCATCTCAGGAGCTTGGTTGAAATTATTGAGCATG GGCTGGTGGATGAGCAGCAGAAAGTTCGCACCATCAGCGCTTTGGCCAttgctgctctggctgaggCAGCCACTCCCTATGGTATTGAGTCATTTGATTCTGTCCTGAAGCCCTTGTGGAAGGGTATACGTCAGCACAGAGGAAAG gGTTTGGCTGCGTTTTTGAAGGCGATTGGTTACCTGATTCCACTCATGGATGCCGAATATGCAAACTACTACACCAGAGAAGTCATGCTGATTCTCATCAGAGAGTTCCAGTCTCCTgatgaagagatgaaaaaaattgtgttgaAG GTGGTAAAGCAGTGTTGTGGTACGGATGGTGTTGAAGCAAACTacattaaaacagaaatcttgCCACCCTTCTTCAAACATttctggcagcacagaatgGCACTGGACAGAAGAAATTACAGACAg ttggTTGATACGACTGTGGAGCTGGCAAATAAAGttggagcagcagaaattatttctagaaTTGTGGATGATCTGAAAGATGAGGCTGAACAGTACAGAAAGATGGTCATGGAAACAATTGAGAAGATCATGGGAAATCTGGGGGCAGCAGACATTGATCATAAACTGGAGGAACAGCTCATTGATGGTATTTTGTACGCCTTTCAGGAACAGACAACAGAG GATTCTGTGATGCTGAATGGTTTTGGCACAGTGGTGAATGCTCTGGGTAAAAGAGTGAAACCCTACTTGCCACAGATCTGTGGTACAGTTTTGTGGCGTTTGAACAACAAATCAGCCAAAGTCAGGCAGCAGGCGGCCGACCTGATCTCTCGTACTGCAGTTGTCATGAAGACTTGTCAAGAG GAAAAACTGATGGGACACTTGGGTGTTGTTTTGTATGAGTACCTGGGTGAAGAATATCCTGAAGTACTGGGCAGCATACTCGGAGCGCTTAAGGCTATTGTGAATGTTATAG GTATGCACAAGATGACACCACCAATCAAAGACCTGCTGCCACGGCTGACACCTATTTTGAAGAACAGACATGAGAAAGTACAGGAAAACTGTATTGATCTTGTTGGGCGTATTGCAGACAG AGGTGCAGAGTATGTTTCTGCAAGAGAATGGATGAGGATCTGCTTTGAGTTGCTTGAATTATTAAAAGCTCACAAAAAAGCTATCAGAAGAGCCACAGTGAACACCTTTGGTTATATTGCAAAAGCTATTGG ACCTCACGATGTATTGGCCACACTGCTAAACAACTTGAAAGTACAAGAAAGGCAGAACAGAGTATGTACTACAGTAGCAATTGCTATTGTGGCTGAAACATGCTCACCTTTCACAGTGCTGCCTGCACTCATGAATGAATACAGAGTTCCAGAACTGAATGTCCAGAATGGTGTGttaaaatctctttctttcctgtttgaaTACATtggagagatgggaaaagaTTACATTTATGCTGTTACGCCATTGCTTGAAGATGCTTTAATGGACAG GGATCTTGTACACAGACAAACAGCCAGTGCTGTGGTGCAGCACATGTCCCTTGGTGTTTATGGGTTCGGCTGTGAAGATTCCCTTAATCACTTGTTAAACTACGTGTGGCCGAATGTGTTTGAAACCTCTCCTCACGTCATCCAGGCAGTTATGGGGGCTCTGGAGGGCCTCAGAGTCGCTATTGGGCCCTGCAGGATGTTACAGTATTGTTTACAG GGTTTGTTTCACCCTGCCAGGAAAGTCAGAGATGTCTATTGGAAGATCTATAATTCAATCTACATTGGATCACAGGATGCTCTGATAGCACATTACCCAAGAATCTATAATGATGAAAAGAACACCTATATTCGTTATGAACTTGATTACATCTTATAA
- the SF3B1 gene encoding splicing factor 3B subunit 1 isoform X1 has product MAKIAKTHEDIEAQIREIQGKKPALDEAQGVGLDSTGYYDQEIYGGSDSRFAGYVTSIAATELEDDDDDYPSTSLLGQKKPGYHAPVALLNDIPQSTEQYDPFAEHRPQKIADREDEYKKHRRMMIISPERLDPFADGGKTPDPKMNARTYMDVMREQHLTKEEREIRQQLAEKAKAGELKVVNGAASQPPSKRKRRWDQTADQTPGATPKKLSSWDQAETPGHTPSLRWDETPGRAKGSETPGATPGSKIWDPTPSHTPAGAATPGRDTPGHATPGHGGATSSARKNRWDETPKTERDTPGHGSGWAETPRTDRGGDSIGETPTPGASKRKSRWDETPASQMGGSTPVLTPGKTPIGTPAMNMATPTPGHIMSMTPEQLQAWRWEREIDERNRPLSDEELDAMFPEGYKVLPPPAGYVPIRTPARKLTATPTPLGGMTGFHMQTEDRTMKSVNDQPSGNLPFLKPDDIQYFDKLLVDVDESTLSPEEQKERKIMKLLLKIKNGTPPMRKAALRQITDKAREFGAGPLFNQILPLLMSPTLEDQERHLLVKVIDRILYKLDDLVRPYVHKILVVIEPLLIDEDYYARVEGREIISNLAKAAGLATMISTMRPDIDNMDEYVRNTTARAFAVVASALGIPSLLPFLKAVCKSKKSWQARHTGIKIVQQIAILMGCAILPHLRSLVEIIEHGLVDEQQKVRTISALAIAALAEAATPYGIESFDSVLKPLWKGIRQHRGKGLAAFLKAIGYLIPLMDAEYANYYTREVMLILIREFQSPDEEMKKIVLKVVKQCCGTDGVEANYIKTEILPPFFKHFWQHRMALDRRNYRQLVDTTVELANKVGAAEIISRIVDDLKDEAEQYRKMVMETIEKIMGNLGAADIDHKLEEQLIDGILYAFQEQTTEDSVMLNGFGTVVNALGKRVKPYLPQICGTVLWRLNNKSAKVRQQAADLISRTAVVMKTCQEEKLMGHLGVVLYEYLGEEYPEVLGSILGALKAIVNVIGMHKMTPPIKDLLPRLTPILKNRHEKVQENCIDLVGRIADRGAEYVSAREWMRICFELLELLKAHKKAIRRATVNTFGYIAKAIGPHDVLATLLNNLKVQERQNRVCTTVAIAIVAETCSPFTVLPALMNEYRVPELNVQNGVLKSLSFLFEYIGEMGKDYIYAVTPLLEDALMDRDLVHRQTASAVVQHMSLGVYGFGCEDSLNHLLNYVWPNVFETSPHVIQAVMGALEGLRVAIGPCRMLQYCLQGLFHPARKVRDVYWKIYNSIYIGSQDALIAHYPRIYNDEKNTYIRYELDYIL; this is encoded by the exons ATGGCGAAGATCGCCAAGACCCACGAAG ATATCGAAGCACAAATTCGagaaattcaaggaaaaaagcCTGCTCTTGATGAAGCACAAGGAGTAGGCCTTGATTCCACAGGATATTACGATCAAGAAATTTAtggtggcagtgacagcagattTGCTGGATATGTCACTTCTATCGCAGCGACTGAATTGGAAGAT GATGATGATGACTACCCTTCCACAAGTTTGCTTGGCCAGAAGAAGCCAGGATACCATGCTCCGGTGGCATTGCTTAATGACATACCACAGTCTACTGAACAG TATGATCCTTTTGCAGAGCACCGTCCTCAAAAGATTGCAGATCGGGAAGATGAGTACAAAAAGCACAGGCGGATGATGATAATTTCCCCTGAGCGTCTTGATCCTTTTGCAGATG GAGGGAAGACCCCAGACCCTAAAATGAATGCCAGAACATACATGGATGTTATGCGTGAACAGCATTTAACAAAAGAAGAG AGGGAAATTAGGCAACAACTAGCTGAAAAAGCTAAAGCTGGAGAGCTTAAAGTCGTCAATGGAGCCGCTTCTCAGCCACCTTCAAAACGCAAACGGCGTTGGGATCAGACAGCTGATCAGACTCCCGGTGCTACACCTAAAAAATTGTCCAGCTGGGATCAAGCAGAG ACTCCTGGACACACCCCATCTCTGCGATGGGATGAAACTCCAGGCCGTGCAAAGGGTAGTGAAACTCCAGGTGCCACCCCAGGCTCAAAGATCTGGGATCCAACTCCCAGTCATacaccagcaggagctgccacacCCGGCCGGGACACGCCTGGTCATGCAACACCAGGCCATGGAGGTGCCACTTCCAGTGCACGGAAAAATCGATGGGATGAAACCCCCAAAACAGAAAGAG ATACTCCGGGCCATGGCAGTGGCTGGGCTGAGACACCTCGTACTGACAGAGGTGGTGACTCCATTGGTGAGACACCAACCCCGGGAGCGAGCAAAAGGAAGTCACGCTGGGATGAAACACCCGCGAGCCAGATGGGTGGCAGCACTCCTGTTCTGACACCTGGCAAGACACCCATTGGTACCCCAGCTATGAACATGGCAACCCCTACACCAG GTCACATCATGAGCATGACCCCTGAACAGCTGCAGGCTTGGCGCTGGGAGAGGGAAATTGATGAGAGAAACAGACCACTTTCTGATGAGGAATTGGATGCTATGTTTCCTGAAGGATATAAG GTTCTCCCTCCCCCAGCTGGTTACGTGCCCATCCGTACTCCTGCTCGGAAGCTCACAGCGACTCCAACGCCCCTGGGGGGGATGACAGGGTTCCACATGCAGACAGAGGACCGCACCATGAAGAGTGTTAATGACCAGCCTTCTGGCAACCTGCCCTTCCTGAAACCAGATGATATCCAGTACTTCGACAAGCTGCTG GTTGATGTTGATGAATCGACTCTGAGTCCTGAGgaacagaaggagagaaaaataatgaaattacttctgaaaataaagaacGGCACACCTCCCATGCGAAAG GCTGCGTTGCGGCAGATTACTGACAAAGCTCGGGAATTCGGAGCAGGGCCGCTGTTCAATCAGATTCTGCCTCTGCTCATGTCCCCAACACTCGAAGATCAGGAGCGTCACTTGCTTGTCAAAGTCATCGACAGAATTCTTTACAAACTGGATGATTTGGTCCGACCATACGTACACAAG ATCCTTGTCGTCATTGAACCACTGCTGATTGATGAAGACTACTATGCTAGAGTGGAAggcagagaaattatttcaaacttGGCTAAG gctgcaggTTTGGCGACAATGATCTCCACAATGCGACCTGATATTGACAACATGGATGAATACGTCAGAAATACAACAGCTCGAGCCTTTGCTGTTgttgcctctgctctgggcattCCTTCTCTGTTACCCTTCCTGAAAGCTGTCTGTAAAAGCAAAAAGTCCTGGCAGGCCAGGCACACTGGCATCAAGATTGTACAGCAGATTGCTATTCTTATGGGTTGTGCTATCCTGCCTCATCTCAGGAGCTTGGTTGAAATTATTGAGCATG GGCTGGTGGATGAGCAGCAGAAAGTTCGCACCATCAGCGCTTTGGCCAttgctgctctggctgaggCAGCCACTCCCTATGGTATTGAGTCATTTGATTCTGTCCTGAAGCCCTTGTGGAAGGGTATACGTCAGCACAGAGGAAAG gGTTTGGCTGCGTTTTTGAAGGCGATTGGTTACCTGATTCCACTCATGGATGCCGAATATGCAAACTACTACACCAGAGAAGTCATGCTGATTCTCATCAGAGAGTTCCAGTCTCCTgatgaagagatgaaaaaaattgtgttgaAG GTGGTAAAGCAGTGTTGTGGTACGGATGGTGTTGAAGCAAACTacattaaaacagaaatcttgCCACCCTTCTTCAAACATttctggcagcacagaatgGCACTGGACAGAAGAAATTACAGACAg ttggTTGATACGACTGTGGAGCTGGCAAATAAAGttggagcagcagaaattatttctagaaTTGTGGATGATCTGAAAGATGAGGCTGAACAGTACAGAAAGATGGTCATGGAAACAATTGAGAAGATCATGGGAAATCTGGGGGCAGCAGACATTGATCATAAACTGGAGGAACAGCTCATTGATGGTATTTTGTACGCCTTTCAGGAACAGACAACAGAG GATTCTGTGATGCTGAATGGTTTTGGCACAGTGGTGAATGCTCTGGGTAAAAGAGTGAAACCCTACTTGCCACAGATCTGTGGTACAGTTTTGTGGCGTTTGAACAACAAATCAGCCAAAGTCAGGCAGCAGGCGGCCGACCTGATCTCTCGTACTGCAGTTGTCATGAAGACTTGTCAAGAG GAAAAACTGATGGGACACTTGGGTGTTGTTTTGTATGAGTACCTGGGTGAAGAATATCCTGAAGTACTGGGCAGCATACTCGGAGCGCTTAAGGCTATTGTGAATGTTATAG GTATGCACAAGATGACACCACCAATCAAAGACCTGCTGCCACGGCTGACACCTATTTTGAAGAACAGACATGAGAAAGTACAGGAAAACTGTATTGATCTTGTTGGGCGTATTGCAGACAG AGGTGCAGAGTATGTTTCTGCAAGAGAATGGATGAGGATCTGCTTTGAGTTGCTTGAATTATTAAAAGCTCACAAAAAAGCTATCAGAAGAGCCACAGTGAACACCTTTGGTTATATTGCAAAAGCTATTGG ACCTCACGATGTATTGGCCACACTGCTAAACAACTTGAAAGTACAAGAAAGGCAGAACAGAGTATGTACTACAGTAGCAATTGCTATTGTGGCTGAAACATGCTCACCTTTCACAGTGCTGCCTGCACTCATGAATGAATACAGAGTTCCAGAACTGAATGTCCAGAATGGTGTGttaaaatctctttctttcctgtttgaaTACATtggagagatgggaaaagaTTACATTTATGCTGTTACGCCATTGCTTGAAGATGCTTTAATGGACAG GGATCTTGTACACAGACAAACAGCCAGTGCTGTGGTGCAGCACATGTCCCTTGGTGTTTATGGGTTCGGCTGTGAAGATTCCCTTAATCACTTGTTAAACTACGTGTGGCCGAATGTGTTTGAAACCTCTCCTCACGTCATCCAGGCAGTTATGGGGGCTCTGGAGGGCCTCAGAGTCGCTATTGGGCCCTGCAGGATGTTACAGTATTGTTTACAG GGTTTGTTTCACCCTGCCAGGAAAGTCAGAGATGTCTATTGGAAGATCTATAATTCAATCTACATTGGATCACAGGATGCTCTGATAGCACATTACCCAAGAATCTATAATGATGAAAAGAACACCTATATTCGTTATGAACTTGATTACATCTTATAA